The Oceanispirochaeta sp. M1 genomic interval AACATCACTTAAGTCTTAATTAAATATGAAACCCTTTGAATTTATATTACCCGTTCAACAGAAAACAGGACGGAACAGATTTTCAGGATCAAAGTTTAATAAAACTTTTTTACAACCCTTCATTTATGTCTATTCTCTGTTTTTGGAGTCGATAATAATTGTTACAGGGCCGTCGTTGCAGATCTCCACTTCCATTGAGGCTCCGAACTCACCTGTTTTGACAGTCAGTCCTGTTCTCTCCCTTATCTCGGAGACAACACTCTCATAGAGCGGGATTGCTGTTTCTGGTGCTGCGGATAAACTGAAGGAGGGACGGTTTCCCTTCTTTGTGCTGGCAAAGAGGGTAAACTGGCTGACAATCAGCAGTTCTCCTTCAATTTCTTTAATAGAGAGGTTCATCTTTCCCTGGGAATCTGTGAATATTCTCATGTCTGCAATTTTTTTTGACAGCCATGAAATATCTTCCTGATTGTCCTCGGGTGAGATTCCCAGGAGGATCATAAGACCCGCTTTTATGCTGCGGGTCTCTGTTTTGTCAATTGTGACTGATGCTCTTGAGACTCTCTGTAAAACAGCCTTCATTTATTTGAGAGCTACTGCTTCAATTTCTATTTCACCGTCCAGAGGGAGACGGGCTGCTTCAACCAGTGAACGTGCGGGTTTATGATCTGTAAAGAATTCTTTATAAACTTCATTGATTCTAGAAAAATTACCCATATCTTTTACGAAAACAGTCACTTTTACAACTTTACTCAGATCTGATCCTGCTTCTTTCAGTACGGCTTCGACATTGAGTAATGCTCTTCTGGTCTGTTCTTCAATCGGACCGTCCAGAAGTTTGCCTGTTTCAGGATCTATAGGAAGCTGACCTGATGTAAATACCATTGCTCCTGTATCAATTCCCTGTGAGTAGGGGCCTACCGCGGCAGGGGCTTTGTCTGTTTTTACTGTTTTCATATCTCTTTTCTCCTCAGTCTCTTTTCCAGAAGGGCACCTGCCCATTCTGGATCATGCTGATAATCTACTTATTCCTGAGTAAAAAAGCAATTAGTGTAATTGACAGAGTAAGAGATTCCGGTGAATAATTTTACTACATGAAAAAGTATATTTTTGTCACTGGCGGTGTTTGTTCCAGCCTTGGAAAGGGACTGGCTTCGGCGTCCCTCGGTACCCTCCTGGAAAGCAGAGGGTTTTCTGTTTGTATGATCAAAGTTGATCCCTATCTGAATGTTGATGCAGGGACTATGAGTCCTTATCAGCATGGAGAGGTTTATGTTACCGATGACGGAGCAGAAACCGATCTTGATCTGGGGAACTATGCACGTTTTACCAATTCTCCTCTGAGTGCTGCGCATTCTCTGACTACAGGTCAAGTTTATGATGCGGTTATCAGAAAAGAAAGGGAAGGAAAATTCCTGGGTAAATGTGTT includes:
- the dtd gene encoding D-aminoacyl-tRNA deacylase is translated as MKAVLQRVSRASVTIDKTETRSIKAGLMILLGISPEDNQEDISWLSKKIADMRIFTDSQGKMNLSIKEIEGELLIVSQFTLFASTKKGNRPSFSLSAAPETAIPLYESVVSEIRERTGLTVKTGEFGASMEVEICNDGPVTIIIDSKNRE
- a CDS encoding RidA family protein, whose translation is MKTVKTDKAPAAVGPYSQGIDTGAMVFTSGQLPIDPETGKLLDGPIEEQTRRALLNVEAVLKEAGSDLSKVVKVTVFVKDMGNFSRINEVYKEFFTDHKPARSLVEAARLPLDGEIEIEAVALK